From one Nocardioides scoriae genomic stretch:
- a CDS encoding DUF2207 domain-containing protein, with the protein MRSVLRGAAALLLVGLVLLPLLRTGDPVPEALRGATVTDYRAAYELDGRGTLSAAETLRVSLGAPRAGLVRVFDLADPGDGRVRRLPSEVTVTRDGQVEEVALERTGSTLVVRAGDHDRELGGEHVYVLRWRMPGVLVPASETDDRARLRLDALPAGWGMPVLRSRLSVDLPGRPEAVTCRVGDRACRPRIGGAGVVVTTGRLDAGTPVRLDAVLGSRSPEVERLPWPLRVTPVLGDRWWPPLLVLVLAALAAWAGVRLASRPRVRRARLVVLGAVLATGLALVLAPWSLLALVPGGLALGSLPLLLPAPSTAGEGPGRQAPAAT; encoded by the coding sequence GTGAGGTCGGTGCTGCGCGGGGCGGCCGCGCTGCTGCTCGTGGGGCTGGTGCTGCTGCCCCTGCTGCGGACCGGCGACCCGGTGCCGGAGGCGCTGCGGGGCGCGACCGTGACCGACTACCGGGCGGCGTACGAGCTGGACGGGCGCGGCACCCTCAGCGCGGCCGAGACCCTCCGGGTCAGCCTCGGGGCGCCCCGGGCCGGCCTGGTCCGGGTCTTCGACCTCGCCGACCCGGGTGACGGCCGCGTGCGTCGGCTGCCGAGCGAGGTCACCGTCACCCGCGACGGGCAGGTCGAGGAGGTCGCGCTCGAGCGCACCGGGTCGACGTTGGTGGTGCGGGCGGGTGACCACGACCGGGAGCTGGGTGGCGAGCACGTCTACGTGCTGCGCTGGAGGATGCCCGGCGTGCTCGTCCCGGCCTCGGAGACCGACGACCGGGCCCGGCTGCGCCTCGACGCGCTGCCTGCGGGCTGGGGGATGCCGGTGCTGCGCTCGCGGCTCAGCGTCGACCTGCCCGGCCGTCCGGAAGCGGTGACCTGCCGCGTCGGCGACCGGGCCTGCCGGCCGCGGATCGGTGGCGCGGGCGTCGTCGTGACGACCGGGCGGCTCGACGCGGGTACGCCGGTGCGGCTCGACGCGGTCCTCGGCTCGCGCAGTCCGGAGGTCGAGCGGCTGCCGTGGCCGCTGCGGGTCACCCCCGTGCTCGGCGACCGCTGGTGGCCGCCGCTGCTCGTGCTCGTGCTCGCCGCGCTGGCAGCGTGGGCCGGGGTCCGGCTGGCCTCGCGACCGCGCGTGCGCCGGGCCCGGCTGGTGGTCCTGGGGGCCGTCCTGGCCACGGGCCTGGCCCTGGTGCTGGCGCCCTGGAGCCTGCTGGCGCTGGTCCCGGGCGGGCTGGCCCTGGGCTCGCTGCCGCTGCTGCTGCCGGCCCCGTCCACAGCCGGGGAGGGCCCGGGACGCCAGGCGCCCGCCGCGACATAG
- the hflX gene encoding GTPase HflX: MTNAPEPFDLAHELAATATWDEDRHDHPTPVDRPGGPDRSDEPAPPDTWPDEREETTGEVDLAARHSLRRVAGLRTELEDITEVEYRQLRLERVILVGVWTDGSVQDAENSMAELALLAETAGSEVLDALYQRRDSPDPATYVGRGKVEGLAEIVKATGADTVICDGELAPSQLRNLEDKVKVKVVDRTALILDIFAQHAKSREGQAQVELAQLSYMKQRLRGWGGNLSRQAGGRVAGGAGIGGRGPGETKIETDRRRINTKIAKLRRDLSHMKKTRDTKRSGRKRHEIPSVAIAGYTNAGKSSLLNRLTDAGVLVEDALFATLDPTTRRTETSDGRVYTMSDTVGFVRHLPHQLVEAFRSTLEEVADADLVVHVVDGSHPDPEGQLAAVRAVLADIGADKVPELVAINKADVADPLVIARLKQREPHSVVVSAHTGEGIAEALEAIEGELPTPAVEVSVLLPYDRGDLLSKVHEHGEVLALEHTGDGTVLQARVNEVLAGELAAYAPGAVSGA; this comes from the coding sequence ATGACGAACGCACCCGAACCCTTCGACCTCGCCCACGAGCTGGCTGCCACGGCCACCTGGGACGAGGACCGCCACGACCACCCCACCCCTGTGGACCGCCCCGGCGGGCCCGACCGGTCCGACGAGCCCGCCCCGCCCGACACGTGGCCCGACGAGCGCGAGGAGACGACCGGCGAGGTCGACCTCGCCGCCCGCCACTCGCTGCGCCGCGTCGCAGGCCTGCGCACCGAGCTCGAGGACATCACCGAGGTCGAGTACCGCCAGCTCCGCCTCGAGCGCGTGATCCTGGTGGGCGTCTGGACCGACGGCAGCGTGCAAGACGCCGAGAACTCCATGGCCGAGCTCGCGCTGCTCGCCGAGACCGCCGGCTCCGAGGTGCTCGACGCGCTCTACCAGCGGCGCGACAGCCCGGACCCCGCGACGTACGTCGGCCGCGGCAAGGTGGAGGGCCTCGCCGAGATCGTCAAGGCGACCGGCGCCGACACCGTCATCTGCGACGGCGAGCTCGCCCCCAGCCAGCTGCGCAACCTCGAGGACAAGGTCAAGGTCAAGGTCGTCGACCGGACCGCCCTCATCCTCGACATCTTCGCCCAGCACGCGAAGTCGCGCGAGGGCCAGGCCCAGGTCGAGCTGGCGCAGCTGAGCTACATGAAGCAGCGGCTGCGCGGCTGGGGCGGCAACCTGTCGCGCCAGGCGGGTGGCCGGGTCGCCGGCGGTGCCGGCATCGGTGGCCGCGGACCCGGTGAGACCAAGATCGAGACCGACCGCCGCCGCATCAACACCAAGATCGCCAAGCTGCGGCGCGACCTGTCGCACATGAAGAAGACCCGCGACACCAAGCGCTCGGGCCGCAAGCGCCACGAGATCCCCAGCGTCGCGATCGCGGGCTACACCAACGCCGGCAAGTCCTCGCTGCTCAACCGCCTCACCGACGCCGGCGTCCTGGTCGAGGACGCGCTCTTCGCGACCCTGGACCCGACCACCCGCCGCACCGAGACCAGCGACGGCCGCGTCTACACCATGAGCGACACCGTCGGGTTCGTGCGCCACCTGCCCCACCAGCTGGTCGAGGCGTTCCGCTCGACGCTGGAGGAGGTCGCCGACGCCGACCTCGTCGTCCACGTCGTCGACGGCTCGCACCCCGACCCCGAGGGCCAGCTCGCGGCGGTCCGCGCCGTGCTCGCCGACATCGGCGCCGACAAGGTGCCCGAGCTGGTGGCCATCAACAAGGCCGACGTCGCCGACCCCCTGGTCATCGCCCGGCTCAAGCAGCGCGAGCCCCACTCCGTGGTCGTCTCCGCCCACACCGGCGAGGGCATCGCCGAGGCGTTGGAGGCCATCGAGGGCGAGCTGCCCACCCCGGCCGTCGAGGTCTCGGTGCTGCTGCCCTACGACCGCGGCGACCTGCTCTCCAAGGTGCACGAGCACGGCGAGGTGCTGGCGCTCGAGCACACCGGCGACGGCACCGTGCTGCAGGCCCGGGTCAACGAGGTGCTGGCCGGCGAGCTCGCGGCGTACGCCCCCGGAGCGGTGTCGGGCGCCTAG
- a CDS encoding ATP-binding protein: MADFRRAPVRGHTAGSLAWALLYVAVMALGRLVVLPETGLALFWPAAGVAALWLLRGATRREVVLDGALLAAATALFFWHLGPPAALLLAGANLVQALVVRWALARAEGRSPTSSLRPRLERAADLLRLAAASLGAAVVGSALGTPASWALTGELSWSTTPVWVVRNACALYVLVAVVLALRGPGPDPDAPRLALTAEPRARAGLELAAVVLATTGLGSLVFGADQQLPVTYLVLVTSAWIGFRFVPGVGALHCLGFGTLAVVVTLLGWGPFAALPDPSVRAVALQLFAAVTTSLVLLLALGVAERAALARQLRLSESSATARARLLGAVTEALTDGLCVSDSWGHVVMANSAAATLGGADADGRHVHDPADVGLTRVDGSAVPPGELPHARALRGESVPATDVVRVDPLTGAETVLSVTAVPLHHGEPDEAGAEHPMAVVLLRDVTRERADSRVLQSFAGVVAHDLKNPLTGVLTWGEVARDQLAEARPGLAALGRDDTADAVLASLERIHGAATRMDRLIDDLLGYTVAGSAELNPTCLDLDALLVDVVRDLGLGGGDRGHDGPAPADDGTGGPLVQVGPLGRVRADEVLTRQLFANLLGNAVKYVAPGVRPHVRVTGQVVGEDLEVRVVDNGVGIPRADRGKVFDSFFRSAATGDYPGTGLGLAICRQAVTRHGGRIAAYDGPGTAAGPGGPGTTIVLTLPLDVATGAGAAPGGTAAVDSVALAAALPSEGSGHGDDPLAPSPLRPTD, from the coding sequence ATGGCGGACTTCCGCCGCGCACCGGTGCGCGGCCACACGGCCGGCTCGCTGGCGTGGGCGCTGCTCTACGTCGCGGTGATGGCGCTCGGGCGTCTGGTGGTGCTCCCGGAGACCGGGCTGGCGCTGTTCTGGCCCGCCGCCGGCGTGGCCGCGCTGTGGCTGCTCCGCGGCGCCACCCGCCGCGAGGTCGTGCTCGACGGCGCGCTCCTGGCCGCGGCCACCGCGCTGTTCTTCTGGCACCTGGGCCCGCCGGCGGCCCTGCTGCTCGCCGGCGCCAACCTGGTGCAGGCCCTCGTGGTGCGCTGGGCTCTGGCCCGGGCCGAGGGGCGCAGCCCGACGTCGTCGCTGCGGCCCCGGCTCGAGCGGGCGGCCGACCTGCTGCGCCTGGCCGCCGCCTCGCTCGGCGCCGCCGTGGTCGGGTCGGCCCTCGGCACCCCCGCCTCGTGGGCGCTGACGGGCGAGCTCAGCTGGAGCACGACCCCCGTCTGGGTGGTCCGCAACGCGTGCGCCCTCTACGTCCTGGTCGCCGTCGTGCTCGCCCTGCGCGGACCTGGCCCGGATCCGGACGCCCCGCGCCTCGCGCTGACCGCCGAGCCCCGCGCCCGCGCCGGGCTCGAGCTCGCGGCGGTCGTGCTGGCCACCACCGGGCTCGGCAGCCTGGTCTTCGGGGCCGACCAGCAGCTGCCGGTGACCTACCTGGTGCTGGTCACCTCGGCCTGGATCGGCTTCCGCTTCGTCCCCGGCGTCGGCGCGCTGCACTGCCTGGGCTTCGGGACCCTCGCCGTCGTCGTGACCCTGCTCGGCTGGGGCCCCTTCGCGGCCCTGCCCGACCCGAGCGTGCGCGCGGTGGCGCTGCAGCTGTTCGCGGCCGTGACGACCTCGCTGGTGCTGCTGCTCGCCCTGGGGGTCGCCGAGCGCGCGGCCCTCGCGCGGCAGCTGCGGCTCTCCGAGTCGAGCGCCACCGCCCGGGCGCGGCTGCTCGGCGCGGTGACCGAGGCCCTGACCGACGGGCTGTGCGTGAGCGACTCGTGGGGACACGTCGTGATGGCCAACTCGGCGGCGGCCACCCTCGGCGGCGCCGACGCCGACGGGCGCCACGTCCACGACCCCGCGGACGTCGGGCTCACCCGCGTCGACGGCAGCGCCGTGCCGCCCGGCGAGCTGCCGCACGCCCGCGCGCTGCGCGGCGAGAGCGTCCCGGCCACCGACGTCGTGCGGGTCGACCCGCTCACCGGCGCCGAGACCGTCCTGTCGGTCACGGCGGTGCCGCTGCACCACGGCGAGCCCGACGAGGCCGGCGCAGAGCACCCGATGGCCGTGGTGCTGCTCCGCGACGTCACCCGGGAGCGGGCCGACAGCCGGGTGCTGCAGAGCTTCGCCGGTGTGGTGGCCCACGACCTGAAGAACCCGCTGACCGGGGTCCTCACCTGGGGCGAGGTCGCCCGCGACCAGCTCGCCGAGGCCCGCCCCGGGCTCGCGGCCCTGGGACGGGACGACACCGCCGACGCGGTCCTGGCCAGCCTGGAGAGGATCCACGGGGCGGCGACCCGGATGGACCGGCTCATCGACGACCTGCTCGGCTACACCGTGGCGGGCAGCGCCGAGCTGAACCCCACCTGCCTCGACCTCGACGCGCTGCTGGTCGACGTCGTGCGCGACCTCGGCCTCGGGGGCGGCGACCGGGGTCACGACGGCCCCGCGCCGGCCGACGACGGGACCGGCGGCCCCCTCGTGCAGGTCGGCCCCCTCGGTCGGGTGCGGGCCGACGAGGTGCTCACGCGCCAGCTGTTCGCCAACCTGCTCGGCAACGCGGTCAAGTACGTCGCCCCCGGCGTGCGGCCCCACGTCCGCGTCACCGGCCAGGTCGTGGGCGAGGACCTCGAGGTCCGCGTGGTCGACAACGGGGTCGGGATCCCCCGCGCCGACCGCGGCAAGGTCTTCGACAGCTTCTTCCGCTCGGCCGCGACCGGCGACTACCCCGGCACCGGCCTGGGGCTGGCCATCTGCCGGCAGGCCGTCACCCGCCACGGCGGCCGGATCGCGGCGTACGACGGGCCGGGGACCGCCGCGGGCCCGGGCGGTCCGGGCACCACGATCGTGCTCACGCTGCCGCTGGACGTCGCGACCGGTGCGGGTGCGGCGCCGGGTGGCACCGCCGCCGTCGACTCGGTGGCCCTGGCTGCGGCCCTGCCGAGCGAGGGTTCCGGCCACGGGGACGACCCGCTCGCCCCCTCGCCGCTGCGCCCGACCGACTGA
- the ggt gene encoding gamma-glutamyltransferase: protein MSRRTSSTRLVASAAVIATGVAGLALAPAEAAPAADGTHRAAPALAAPSGERARRYNTKTPTSVGYGGAVTSVDPEASRVGLQVLRSGGNAVDAAVATAAALGVTEPYSAGIGGGGYFVYYDARSGRVRTIDGRETAPATMPRDAFTDPDTGQPYRFTPELVTSGVAVGTPGTLATWKTAVDRWGRRSLARALRPAARLADRGFLVDQTFAEQTEQNRERFSDFPATSKLFLPGGQAPEPGTVLRNRDLAATYRLIARKGTKAFYTGPLAREIARTVQRPPTVADPELPVPPGFVTTRDLARYRVSHQAPTRIRYRGYDVYGMAPSSSGGSTVGEALNILERYDVPALGDTQALHHYLEASALAFADRGEYVGDPRFVDVPLNDLLSDRFARERACEIDPAAAATKPVDPGDVSSYDGVCADGTRQRRPETDTENISTTNLTVADRWGNVVDYTLTIEQTGGSGITVPGRGFLLNNELTDFSYGATYDATDPNRIQPLKRPRSSMSPTLVLRDGRPFLALGSPGGSTIITTVLQMLFNRLDRGMSVQEAIAAPRGSQRNTASITAEPEFIAAYGPALEALGHRLTPAGDAFTSAAQIGAATAIEFGSRGRLTAVSEPVRRGGGSALVVRTRR from the coding sequence ATGTCGCGCCGCACCTCGTCCACCCGCCTCGTCGCCAGCGCGGCGGTGATCGCCACCGGCGTCGCCGGCCTCGCGCTCGCCCCGGCCGAGGCGGCCCCCGCTGCGGACGGGACGCACCGGGCCGCGCCCGCCCTCGCGGCCCCGTCGGGCGAGCGCGCCCGGCGCTACAACACCAAGACGCCCACCAGCGTCGGCTACGGCGGGGCCGTGACCTCGGTCGACCCCGAGGCGTCCCGGGTCGGGCTGCAGGTGCTGCGCTCGGGGGGCAACGCAGTCGACGCCGCGGTGGCCACGGCCGCTGCGCTGGGCGTCACCGAGCCCTACAGCGCCGGCATCGGCGGCGGTGGCTACTTCGTCTACTACGACGCGCGCTCAGGACGGGTCCGCACCATCGACGGACGCGAGACCGCGCCGGCCACGATGCCCCGCGACGCCTTCACCGACCCCGACACGGGGCAGCCCTACCGGTTCACCCCCGAGCTGGTCACCAGCGGTGTCGCCGTCGGCACGCCCGGCACGCTGGCGACCTGGAAGACGGCGGTCGACCGCTGGGGCAGGCGCAGCCTGGCCCGCGCGCTGCGGCCCGCCGCACGCCTGGCCGACCGGGGCTTCCTGGTCGACCAGACCTTCGCCGAGCAGACCGAGCAGAACCGCGAGCGGTTCTCCGACTTCCCCGCCACCTCCAAGCTGTTCCTGCCCGGCGGCCAGGCCCCCGAGCCCGGCACGGTGCTGCGCAACCGCGACCTGGCCGCGACCTACCGGCTGATCGCCCGCAAGGGCACCAAGGCGTTCTACACCGGACCGCTCGCCCGCGAGATCGCCCGCACCGTGCAGCGGCCGCCGACCGTCGCCGACCCCGAGCTGCCGGTCCCCCCGGGGTTCGTCACCACCCGGGACCTGGCGCGCTACCGCGTCTCCCACCAGGCGCCCACCCGGATCCGCTACCGCGGCTACGACGTCTACGGCATGGCGCCGTCCTCCAGCGGCGGCTCCACCGTGGGGGAGGCGCTCAACATCCTCGAGCGCTACGACGTCCCCGCCCTCGGCGACACCCAGGCGCTGCACCACTACCTCGAGGCCAGCGCGCTGGCCTTCGCCGACCGTGGGGAGTACGTCGGTGACCCCCGCTTCGTCGACGTCCCGCTGAACGACCTGCTCTCCGACCGCTTCGCCCGCGAGCGCGCCTGCGAGATCGACCCGGCTGCCGCCGCCACCAAGCCGGTCGACCCGGGCGACGTCAGCTCCTACGACGGAGTCTGCGCCGACGGCACCCGTCAGCGCCGGCCCGAGACCGACACCGAGAACATCTCCACGACCAACCTGACCGTGGCCGACCGGTGGGGCAACGTCGTGGACTACACCCTCACCATCGAGCAGACCGGCGGCTCGGGCATCACGGTCCCCGGCCGCGGGTTCCTGCTCAACAACGAGCTGACCGACTTCTCCTACGGCGCGACGTACGACGCGACCGACCCCAACCGGATCCAGCCCCTCAAGCGGCCCCGCTCGTCGATGTCGCCGACGCTGGTGCTGCGCGACGGGCGGCCGTTCCTGGCCCTGGGGTCCCCGGGCGGCTCGACGATCATCACGACCGTGCTGCAGATGCTCTTCAACCGCCTCGACCGTGGGATGAGCGTGCAGGAGGCGATCGCCGCCCCGCGCGGCTCGCAGCGCAACACCGCGAGCATCACCGCCGAGCCGGAGTTCATCGCCGCCTACGGGCCGGCCCTCGAAGCGCTCGGCCACAGGCTCACCCCCGCCGGCGACGCCTTCACCAGCGCCGCGCAGATCGGCGCCGCCACGGCGATCGAGTTCGGGTCGCGGGGCCGGCTGACGGCCGTCTCCGAGCCGGTGCGGCGCGGTGGTGGGTCGGCGCTGGTGGTGCGCACCCGGCGCTGA
- a CDS encoding alkaline phosphatase D family protein — MTSAPSGPSRRHLLAGSAGLLALGAVGSPAEARAVGRTAPGQLRRGLALTDGVQTGDVTSRSAVLWARASGEGRLVARVGSGRQRRVVRGPWATVRSDLTARIEVAGLAPGREHLAELWFETPDGTRGEVGRSRFVTASHRREATSFVWTGDTAGQGWGINPDLGGMTAYAAMHATRPDFFVHAGDTIYADGPILERVVEPDGQVWRNLVTPEVSKVAETLGEFRGRHRYNLLDDHVRAFYADTPVVAQWDDHETVNNWWPGEVLDDPRYTEKRVDVLAARARRAWQEYQPIAVGQTRGRGRTGFAEARIYRRIERGAHLDVFCLDMRTHKSPNTAGLEARETPILGREQADWLVREVRRSTATWKVISADLPLGMVVPDGTAQESIANGDPGAPLGRELELARVLRGLRGVPGVVWITADVHYCAAHHYSPGRAAFTDFDPFWEIVAGPINAGTFGPSQLDGTFGPEQVFARAADYPNQSPRGGNQFFGHVDIAADGLLTVSLRNAAGTVLWSRDLEPGRHR, encoded by the coding sequence ATGACCTCCGCACCGTCCGGACCCTCCCGCCGACACCTGCTCGCCGGATCGGCCGGGCTGCTGGCCCTCGGGGCGGTGGGCTCGCCCGCCGAGGCGCGGGCCGTGGGGCGCACCGCGCCCGGCCAGCTGCGACGGGGGCTCGCGCTCACCGACGGCGTGCAGACCGGCGACGTGACCAGCCGGTCAGCCGTGCTGTGGGCCCGGGCGTCCGGGGAGGGCCGCCTGGTCGCCCGCGTCGGCAGCGGCCGGCAGCGGCGCGTGGTGCGGGGTCCCTGGGCCACCGTGCGCTCCGACCTCACCGCCCGCATCGAGGTGGCCGGGCTCGCGCCGGGACGCGAGCACCTCGCCGAGCTCTGGTTCGAGACGCCCGACGGCACCCGCGGCGAGGTGGGCCGCTCCCGGTTCGTCACGGCGTCGCACCGGCGCGAGGCGACGTCGTTCGTGTGGACCGGTGACACGGCGGGCCAGGGATGGGGGATCAACCCCGACCTCGGCGGCATGACGGCGTACGCCGCGATGCACGCGACGCGGCCCGACTTCTTCGTCCACGCCGGCGACACCATCTACGCCGACGGCCCGATCCTCGAGCGCGTGGTCGAGCCCGACGGCCAGGTGTGGCGCAACCTGGTGACCCCCGAGGTCTCCAAGGTCGCCGAGACGCTGGGGGAGTTCCGCGGTCGCCACCGCTACAACCTCCTCGACGACCACGTCCGCGCCTTCTACGCCGACACCCCCGTCGTGGCGCAGTGGGACGACCACGAGACGGTCAACAACTGGTGGCCCGGCGAGGTGCTCGACGACCCGCGCTACACCGAGAAGCGGGTCGACGTGCTGGCCGCGCGGGCCCGCCGTGCGTGGCAGGAGTACCAGCCGATCGCGGTCGGCCAGACCCGCGGCCGCGGGCGGACCGGCTTCGCCGAGGCACGCATCTACCGCAGGATCGAGCGCGGGGCCCACCTCGACGTCTTCTGCCTCGACATGCGCACGCACAAGTCCCCGAACACCGCCGGCCTGGAGGCCCGCGAGACCCCGATCCTGGGCCGGGAGCAGGCCGACTGGCTGGTGCGGGAGGTACGCCGCTCCACGGCCACGTGGAAGGTGATCTCGGCCGACCTGCCGCTGGGCATGGTCGTGCCCGACGGCACGGCGCAGGAGTCGATCGCCAACGGCGACCCCGGCGCACCTCTGGGGCGCGAGCTCGAGCTCGCCCGGGTGCTGCGCGGCCTCAGGGGCGTGCCCGGCGTCGTGTGGATCACCGCCGACGTGCACTACTGCGCAGCCCACCACTACAGCCCCGGGCGAGCGGCGTTCACCGACTTCGACCCGTTCTGGGAGATCGTCGCCGGGCCGATCAACGCCGGCACCTTCGGGCCCAGCCAGCTGGACGGCACCTTCGGGCCGGAGCAGGTCTTCGCCAGGGCGGCCGACTACCCCAACCAGTCGCCGCGCGGCGGCAACCAGTTCTTCGGCCACGTCGACATCGCCGCCGACGGGCTGCTCACGGTGTCGCTGCGCAACGCCGCCGGCACGGTGCTGTGGTCGCGCGACCTGGAGCCCGGACGCCACCGCTGA
- a CDS encoding SDR family NAD(P)-dependent oxidoreductase yields MEINAASAIVTGAASGIGAAVARQLAARGARVVVADIDQARGEALAAEIDGVFAPVDVTRTEQIVAAIEEAERLGPLRVLVNSAGIGWAQRTVGRDGSYDSAADLEAFSRVVRINLIGTFDCIRLVGTAIGRTEPTASGERGAIVNLASVAAFDGQIGQAAYSASKGGVVGLTLPVARDLAAVGIRLNTVAPGLIDTPIYGEGEAAEAFKAKLGESVLYPRRLGRPDELASMVVECVTNSYMNGETVRVDGGIRMPPK; encoded by the coding sequence ATGGAGATCAACGCAGCCAGCGCCATCGTCACGGGAGCGGCCTCCGGCATCGGTGCCGCCGTCGCCCGCCAGCTCGCCGCCCGGGGCGCCCGGGTCGTCGTGGCCGACATCGACCAGGCCCGCGGGGAGGCGCTCGCCGCCGAGATCGACGGCGTCTTCGCCCCCGTCGACGTGACCCGCACCGAGCAGATCGTCGCCGCCATCGAGGAGGCCGAGCGCCTCGGTCCGCTGCGCGTCCTGGTCAACTCGGCCGGCATCGGCTGGGCGCAGCGCACGGTGGGGCGCGACGGCAGCTACGACTCCGCGGCCGACCTCGAGGCCTTCAGCCGGGTGGTCCGCATCAACCTCATCGGCACCTTCGACTGCATCCGGCTGGTCGGCACCGCGATCGGGCGCACCGAGCCGACCGCGTCCGGCGAGCGGGGGGCGATCGTCAACCTGGCGAGCGTGGCGGCCTTCGACGGCCAGATCGGCCAGGCGGCGTACTCCGCGTCCAAGGGCGGCGTCGTCGGCCTCACCCTCCCGGTGGCCCGGGACCTCGCGGCCGTCGGCATCCGGCTCAACACCGTGGCCCCCGGCCTCATCGACACCCCGATCTACGGCGAGGGCGAGGCGGCCGAGGCGTTCAAGGCCAAGCTGGGCGAGTCCGTGCTCTACCCCCGGCGCCTGGGCCGGCCCGACGAGCTCGCCAGCATGGTCGTGGAGTGCGTGACCAACTCCTACATGAACGGCGAGACCGTCCGCGTCGACGGCGGCATCCGAATGCCCCCGAAGTAG
- the dapF gene encoding diaminopimelate epimerase, producing the protein MSEYSFVKGHGTENDFVLVPDAQGRHELTPEQVVRLCDRRAGIGADGVIRVVRTDATDDPAAVAARGEATWFMDYRNADGSVSEMCGNGIRVLGRFLATHADVDPRDPLPVATRGGVKVLTFADGRHDGDVTVDMGTPELLGDTEIGIGERSWPAVHVSMGNPHAVAFVDDLADAGPLTEAPRHDAATYPDGVNVELVVRRGEHHVAMRVHERGSGETRSCGTGACAVVVAAARADEAPRGTAYAVDLPGGTLSITWTEDDRVLMTGPAVLVAEGLTAL; encoded by the coding sequence GTGAGCGAGTACTCCTTCGTCAAGGGCCACGGCACCGAGAACGACTTCGTCCTGGTGCCCGACGCCCAGGGCCGCCACGAGCTCACCCCCGAGCAGGTGGTCCGGCTCTGCGACCGGCGCGCCGGGATCGGCGCCGACGGCGTGATCCGGGTGGTCCGCACCGACGCGACCGACGACCCCGCGGCCGTCGCGGCCCGCGGCGAGGCGACGTGGTTCATGGACTACCGCAACGCCGACGGCTCGGTCTCGGAGATGTGCGGCAACGGCATCCGCGTGCTGGGCCGCTTCCTGGCCACCCACGCGGACGTCGACCCGCGCGACCCGCTGCCGGTCGCGACCCGGGGCGGGGTCAAGGTGCTGACCTTCGCCGACGGCCGGCACGACGGCGACGTCACCGTCGACATGGGCACGCCCGAGCTGCTGGGCGACACCGAGATCGGCATCGGCGAGCGCAGCTGGCCCGCGGTGCACGTCAGCATGGGCAACCCGCACGCCGTGGCGTTCGTCGACGACCTGGCCGACGCCGGTCCGCTGACCGAGGCGCCCCGCCACGACGCCGCCACCTACCCCGACGGGGTCAACGTCGAGCTGGTGGTGCGGCGCGGCGAGCACCACGTCGCCATGCGGGTCCACGAGCGGGGCTCGGGCGAGACCCGCTCCTGCGGCACCGGAGCCTGCGCGGTCGTGGTGGCCGCGGCGCGGGCCGACGAGGCGCCCCGCGGCACGGCGTACGCCGTCGACCTGCCCGGCGGCACGCTCAGCATCACCTGGACCGAGGACGACCGCGTGCTCATGACCGGGCCGGCCGTGCTCGTCGCCGAGGGCCTCACCGCGCTGTGA
- the ccmA gene encoding heme ABC exporter ATP-binding protein CcmA translates to MPKTAPDRVPVLRLRGLTRRHGETVVLDGVDLDVQPGEAVALTGPNGSGKSTLLRCVLGTEEPTSGTVELDGRPLDERDPRVRSALAVVMDDQDFFPDLSVVEHLDLLARAHRVADADDLVDDVLAQVGLVAQSGQLPGTLSSGQLRRLALAAALVRPRRLLLLDEPEQRLDTEGLEWLGARLRREKSEGLAVLFASHSPRLVELVADRSLELGRPS, encoded by the coding sequence GTGCCGAAGACCGCGCCCGACCGCGTGCCCGTCCTGCGCCTGCGGGGCCTGACCCGCCGCCACGGCGAGACCGTCGTGCTCGACGGGGTCGACCTCGACGTCCAGCCCGGCGAGGCGGTCGCCCTGACCGGGCCCAACGGCTCGGGCAAGTCGACGCTGCTGCGCTGCGTGCTCGGCACCGAGGAGCCCACCTCGGGCACGGTCGAGCTCGACGGGCGCCCCCTCGACGAGCGCGACCCGCGGGTGCGCAGCGCGCTCGCGGTGGTCATGGACGACCAGGACTTCTTCCCCGACCTCTCCGTCGTCGAGCACCTCGACCTGCTCGCGCGCGCCCACCGGGTCGCCGACGCCGACGACCTCGTCGACGACGTCCTCGCCCAGGTCGGGCTGGTGGCCCAGTCGGGGCAGCTGCCGGGCACCCTGTCCTCGGGCCAGCTGCGGCGGCTCGCCCTGGCGGCCGCCCTGGTCCGCCCGCGCCGGCTGCTGCTGCTGGACGAGCCCGAGCAGCGCCTCGACACCGAGGGCCTGGAGTGGCTCGGGGCCAGGCTGCGGCGGGAGAAGTCCGAGGGTCTGGCGGTGCTGTTCGCCTCGCACTCCCCGCGGCTGGTCGAGCTGGTCGCCGACCGCAGCCTGGAGCTGGGCCGGCCCTCGTGA